The DNA window TTCTATCCATCGTGGTTCAGCTCTGGACACAATAGCAAAGAACATCATAAAGAGCCAAAAATTCCAGAGGATAAAGATGGTATGAGAAAAAATGGATATGAGGCGATATACCAAAGCCCTCTTCCTGATCATTGATAATCGATCTATTTGAATAATAAAAATAATGATATAGAGAACCAGAATCTGTGCATGATTTGTGTAAAAATCACGATGTATAAATGCACCGGCCCAATATGCCATTCCCAATTGAATAGTGAGGCAGACAAAGTAGGACAGGATGAAGAAGTAATTCTTTCGTTGTCTCAGTACAATGAATGGCAGCATGTATTCCAGCAGAAGAGAAAAAAAACTAATGATATAAACTGAATTCACTGTTATTAAAATGGGCAGAGTCTTGGAAGGATCAAGGAAAGCCATGAGCCAAATGGAGAACCAGGATAATAGAGACAGAACAGGGACTAGAACATTCATTTTTAGATTATATTCTCAGTTTGTACAATTTTATGCAATAAAAAAAATTATTAATTTATTTTTATAGTATATAAACTAATTATCGGGAATATATTTTTTAAAGGCTTCATCTTCCATGATTTCAAGAACCAGAGGAGAACGGTCCTTCAGGAAAATTATTGAATATCCCCGGGTGAAAAAAGTCATGAAACCTTTCAGCTCGGGAATCTTTTCGGAAAGAGATCCTTCGGAAATGCAGGCTTTCCCCCATTTTTCGGAGATCTTCCGCATGCTTTTTATATCCGACAGGAGGAAGGAGATCTCTGTCTTTTCATAGTCGCTGTCTTTTCTGTTGAACATGGCCATCAGAGCATTCTGTCTTTCAAAGTCTTCAAAGTAAACCCGGTCCGCGACGACATAGAAAAGACCACCGCGGCCGTTCATTTTCCCGGAGCCGCATTCACCGATAAGGGTGGCATAGCTATAAAATTCAATCTTAGCTCCCAGCTTTTCTTCCCGCTTTTTCCAGAATTTTTCCACTTCGCTCAGTTTTTCATCTGCCATGCTGTTCCATTCTCCTTTGACCTGGCTTCACTATACCCTGTAATGTAATTTCCCCGCAAGTAAAGGAAAAAGGACTTTAAATACCGTTATAATACCCGGGAATTTTAATACAGAATATTCATAGTAGGAGCCGATACTCTTATGAGAGGAGCATTCATGGACAAGAGTCAATTAAGAGAACATGTAGACCTTATAAGAGAAGTATTCTCTTATAACCGGCGTTTTAAGGATTCCCTCTTTGTCATCAAAATTGACAGCTCCATCATCGACCACAATTATTTTTCTGTCCTGGTCCGTGACCTGTCCCTCCTTCACCAGAACGGCATCCGATTTGTCATCATTCCCGGAGCCCACGACAGGATCGATGAGATCCTGAATCAGTACAAGATTCCCTATAAAAGCGTTGATGGAGTCAGAATTTCCTCTGATGAAGCCATTCCATTTATCAAAATGGCTGCCTTTGATGTATCCAACAAGGTAATGACCCAGCTGTCGGGTTACGACATTCCCTCGGTCATTGGCAACTGGGTCAAGGCCAGAGCCCTGGGGGTTGTCAATGGAATAGACTTTCAGTGTACCGGGCGGGTAGACAAGATCAAAGCCGATGCCATTGAGACCCTCCTCCGGGAAGGGCACATCCCGATTTTTCCCTGCATTGGATGGAGTGCCAACGGAGACCCCTACAATATTTCCTCCGACGAACTGGCTAAGATCATAGCCATAGAACTCAGGGCTTCCAAGTTGTTCTTTATTGGATCAGACGCCGTGCTAAATTCCGAAAACTGCAACATCCCCCCAGAGATGCCCCAGTCCGAAGAGGGGCGGATATCCAAAATGTCCCTGTCACAGGCGGCTGATCTTATAAAGGAAAATCCAGAAAACAATCAAATGACCAAAGTCCGGGCGGCTCTTGCCGCCTGCGAGGGTGGTGTTAACAGAGTGCATATCCTGGATGGCCGGAGCGACGGTGCGGTGCTCAAGGAAATTTTCTCCAACCTGGGTATCGGTACCATGATCTATACCAACATCTATGAGCGGATCAGAAACATGAAGACGAAGGACATCTCCAGTGTCCTTATCCTGATGAAACCCTTTGTTGAGAAGGGGATTCTTGTCCCCCGAACCCGGAAAGACCTTGAAGATAAAATTGACGATTTTGTAGTGTACTCCATGGACGGCATCATCCACGGCTGCGGCGCCCTGCACCGATACAGTGATGACCTGGGTGAAATTGCAGCCCTGGCGGTAGACCAGAAATTTATTCATCTCAAGATCGGCGGGAAAATTGTCTCTTATCTTCTGGAGCATGCCGAAGAACAGGGTTTGAAAAAAGTCCTGGTATTGACAACACAAACCTCTGACTGGTTCCAGACCCTGGGCTTTGAACCGGCCGGAATATCGGATCTTCCTGAAGAAAAGAAGGCTCATTACAACATGAACCGGAACTCAAGAATTTTAATATACCATTTCTAAGTGTAATTGGATGAACCTGAAAAATCTCACCAATCTAATCAATGACTGCTCCTTCATAGACGCCCATACTCATTCGGATCATTATCAGGGAGAAAACAGGACTGGCATGCTGAAGGAAGTCTTTGAACATCGGATACTGACCCTCAGCTCGGCCACAGATCCTGATTCTATCCAGGAGTCATTCTCTCTGAACCGTTCCTGTCCCTGGATTTTAACAGCCGCTGGGATTCACCCCTGGAAAGCCGGAATCTATGATCTGGAAGATCTTGAATCCCTGGAAGAGGTTTATAAAATGGCTCATCAGATCAGTGAGATTGGAATGGATTCTCTCTGGGCACCTCCCGAGGCGACCTGGGAGAAGCAGTCAGAACTGCTGGAAGCTCAGCTCAAACTGGCTGTAAAACATAATAAGCCTGTGACCCTTCACACAAAGGGTGCAGAAGACAGGATTCTGACCCTGTTAAAAAAATGGACTCCCCCCTCGATTCTAATCCACTGGTTTGACGGCAGCGATGAACAGCTGAAAGCATTCCAGGCCCTGGGATGCTTTTTCACGGTCTCCCCGGTCCTACTGACCGAACCAGTCACTAACCGGATCATTTCTCAGATTCCTCTAAACCTACTTCTGGCCGAAACAGACAATCCTCCCGCATGGCACTGGCTCTTTGACCAGCCCCCCCGGGCGATCCAGATTCAAGATGTCCTGCAGGCGGCATCCAGAATCCTCGACATCCCCATCGGGGAACTTCATGAGGCATTCAAGGACAACCTGAAAACCTTTTTTAAAATTCCGCCTGTTCATTGTTGATCCTTCCTCCTTCAGGAATCATACTGGAAGGTATGAAACAATTCTTGAAAATTATTTTTTTATTCTTAATTGTCCTTTCCCCGCTGAGAGCCCAGAATTTCGGTATTGCCGTAGAGGATCAGGTTCTGTCAGCTCTCATCAATCCTGCTGCAATGGGTGTGGGAAACTCCGGCGGGTTCGCCTATATCAACCGTTATTCCACAGACCAGGGATTTCTGAACGATTACGATCTCCTCTTCTCCCTGGGAAATTTGGCCTACAGTTACGGAAACTTCTACGGAACTGATAAGCATTTAATAGCCAGCGGATTCCGACTGGCTCCCGGCAGTTACGGGGGAATCAGTTATCAGTGGTATAAAGATTCCACCGAACAGAAGGGGGGGGGACTGGGCCTTTCCTTTATGATCAGGCCCAGCAATTCTATTTCATTGGCAGTCAAAGGTGTGGATCTAAATAATCAAGCCTCTACAGAGCTGGGTTTCGGATTCAGACCTCTGTTTTTCAGCAAGAAACTTGCCTCCCGTTTCACCCTGTCCGGAGATGCCCGTATCGAGGACTCCCAGTGGCAGGAGGTCAGTCTTGGAGCCTTTGTGGAACCAACCGACGGGGTTAAGATATTCAGTGATTACAACTTTGAAAAAGAAGTGTTTCAGCTGGGAGTCCGACTCTCATTCTCCTATCTGGAAGTCGGATCTGCAATGGATGCCTCTGGTGACAGAGCCTGGAAAGACGGGACCTTCCAGGCCCTTTCATCCTTTAAAAAACAAAGGAGCTTAATGGAACACTCCCTCCATAAAGCCATTGAGTATGATCTTGCCGGAGTTATCCTGGATGCTCCCACAGGGAGATATTCATCGGAGTTCCCCCGGAAGGAGCTGCGCTCTTTGGCCGATTTTATTCTGGATATGGAAAAGATCAAAAAAGACACCACAGCCAAAGCTATAATTTTTAAAAACCAGGAATTCAAAACCAATTTTGCAAACCTTCTTGAAATCGAAGAGATCCTGAAGGAAGTCAAGGAGTCGGGGAAAAAGATCTACTTCTACTATGATTCCATAGACAACCTGCCCTACTCCCTGGTGGCTTCTGTAGCCGATGAGCTATATCTGAACCCCGCAGGATCTGTGTTCCTCCAGGGTTTCTCTGTCACCAACTTCTACCTGAAGGATTTCTTTGATCAATGGGGAATCAAGGTTCATAACTTCAGATCTCATGAATATAAGACCGCCTACAACAGCTTCTCCGAATCCGGTATGACAGATGAGGAGAGGGAAGCTCTTCAGTATCTGTACGATGGACTTCATACCGAAATGATCCGCATGATCAAAGAGGGAAGGGGAAGTAGATTAACAGACACGG is part of the Oceanispirochaeta sp. genome and encodes:
- the argA gene encoding amino-acid N-acetyltransferase translates to MRGAFMDKSQLREHVDLIREVFSYNRRFKDSLFVIKIDSSIIDHNYFSVLVRDLSLLHQNGIRFVIIPGAHDRIDEILNQYKIPYKSVDGVRISSDEAIPFIKMAAFDVSNKVMTQLSGYDIPSVIGNWVKARALGVVNGIDFQCTGRVDKIKADAIETLLREGHIPIFPCIGWSANGDPYNISSDELAKIIAIELRASKLFFIGSDAVLNSENCNIPPEMPQSEEGRISKMSLSQAADLIKENPENNQMTKVRAALAACEGGVNRVHILDGRSDGAVLKEIFSNLGIGTMIYTNIYERIRNMKTKDISSVLILMKPFVEKGILVPRTRKDLEDKIDDFVVYSMDGIIHGCGALHRYSDDLGEIAALAVDQKFIHLKIGGKIVSYLLEHAEEQGLKKVLVLTTQTSDWFQTLGFEPAGISDLPEEKKAHYNMNRNSRILIYHF
- a CDS encoding TatD family hydrolase, translated to MNLKNLTNLINDCSFIDAHTHSDHYQGENRTGMLKEVFEHRILTLSSATDPDSIQESFSLNRSCPWILTAAGIHPWKAGIYDLEDLESLEEVYKMAHQISEIGMDSLWAPPEATWEKQSELLEAQLKLAVKHNKPVTLHTKGAEDRILTLLKKWTPPSILIHWFDGSDEQLKAFQALGCFFTVSPVLLTEPVTNRIISQIPLNLLLAETDNPPAWHWLFDQPPRAIQIQDVLQAASRILDIPIGELHEAFKDNLKTFFKIPPVHC
- the sppA gene encoding signal peptide peptidase SppA; protein product: MKQFLKIIFLFLIVLSPLRAQNFGIAVEDQVLSALINPAAMGVGNSGGFAYINRYSTDQGFLNDYDLLFSLGNLAYSYGNFYGTDKHLIASGFRLAPGSYGGISYQWYKDSTEQKGGGLGLSFMIRPSNSISLAVKGVDLNNQASTELGFGFRPLFFSKKLASRFTLSGDARIEDSQWQEVSLGAFVEPTDGVKIFSDYNFEKEVFQLGVRLSFSYLEVGSAMDASGDRAWKDGTFQALSSFKKQRSLMEHSLHKAIEYDLAGVILDAPTGRYSSEFPRKELRSLADFILDMEKIKKDTTAKAIIFKNQEFKTNFANLLEIEEILKEVKESGKKIYFYYDSIDNLPYSLVASVADELYLNPAGSVFLQGFSVTNFYLKDFFDQWGIKVHNFRSHEYKTAYNSFSESGMTDEEREALQYLYDGLHTEMIRMIKEGRGSRLTDTAQSLIDRGPFIHASQALAMGLVDRLTYEDEFDAVMKERKLNVFKASLSTGNMDYDWDEAGQPVIAVIYAIGGITRGEGTAGSSIGSDSMVRAIRNARRNPLVKGIILRVNSEGGSSLASDLIAREVALCRMGEHPKPVVVSMGGAAASGGYYMAVPASRIIASPASITGSIGVITILPEISGLMEKIGIAVDTVKTAENAETGNILKPLTRDEEEQIREYIAAIYDQFITLVSEYRELSIEEVDESARGRIWTGTQARERGLVDINGGLTTAFGVMKELIQTENELRLIEIVPGRNPGFLERMVTEPFLGRIKTESPLPEDLKNLMMMYQSLSEYEEGEALYLMPYTAEELGVSP